Below is a window of Vulpes vulpes isolate BD-2025 chromosome 5, VulVul3, whole genome shotgun sequence DNA.
GGCCTGCGGGGAAGGAGAAAGCTGCCCACCCCCTGGACGGGGGCTGGTCTCCCTGCCAGAGCCTCTAGTGGCCAACCTCAGGCTGCCCAGCCCTCCTCCCACATGGGGTTGATGGGAGGGCAGCCCCCGGGGCTCGGCTCAGGAGGTGGAGATCAAGAGACCCTGCCAGGGGCCGAGCTGGTGCCTGGGAACCTGAGTGACATGGGGCTCTGATTCCCGGCTCCCCACCATCTCTCCCGCAGACCCCCATCTTCTGCGCACCATAACCCCCGAGACCCTGTGCCACGTGGGAGTGCCCTCCCGCCTAGAGCACCCACCTCCACCTCCGGCCCACCTGCCgggccccccaccacccccgcctCACTACCCCGTCCTGCAGCGGGATCTGTACATGAAGGCCGAGCCCCCGATGCCCCCCTATGCTGCCATGGGGCAGGGGCTCGTGCCCAGCGATCTCCACCATACGCAGCAGTCCCAGATGCTACACCAGCTGCTACAGCAGCATGGAGCTGAGTAAGACCAGGGCAggtgggcttgggggtggggggccagggcaGCAGTAGGCAGGACAGAGGGGGACATCAGGACAGGGGGGAACCAGGAGGACAGAAGGCCCTGACCCCAGGTGACGAATGTGCCCACCCAGCAGCCAGCTGCAGATATATAGCCACAGCCAAGTGCTCTGACTACCTGATTTGGTGAGCATGGCCTGCCCCACTGTCCAGAGAGGCAAACTGGGGTTCCCAGGGGAGGAAATGTTTGTCCTGGTCATGGAACTAGGaagggacagagccaggacttgaacctCGAGCTGTGCCCTCACCCAGACACCAGTGACTTTCCAACCTTTTTCATGGAGTCCAGGGGCTCTGGAGGAAGTTCTAGCCATGGACCCAAGCTTCCACTCAGACTCCAACCAgtagaattatcttttttaagattttatttatttatttgagagacggagagggagaagcagactccctgctgagagacagcctgatgcggggctccatcccaggaccctgagatcatgacccgaactgaagATAGACATccagctgactgagtcacccaggctcccctaaaatcatacttttatctgtttattttacaCACTGAGATGTCATGAAAGCTTTAGTTCAAGGCCAGATTCCACAGCCTCCTTCCCAAGAAACTCTCCTTCCCAGACTCGGTGGCCTGTGCCCTCTGGGGCTTGTTTGCAGCTATGGAGGCTGCTCTCCCTGGAGCCCCCACTATGAAGGGTGGCTCTGGGAATGTCCCCACAGGGAAAGGACCGACTTGTTCATTCCACAGACAGTTCTGAGCACTCTGTGCACCAGGCCCATTGCTGGGCATGATGGGGACACACAGACAAGTCAGGTTCAATAATCTGGGGGGTAGAGAGGAGtgacagaaacagagaatgaCATTACAGAGCAATGGGGGAGCACAGAGGTAAAGCCCAGGGCTTTTTGGAGGAGGTGTCCTCTGGATTGGGCATATCCTGCTGAGACAGGGtgaagaggggaggggggctcagAAAGGGCCAGCCCCCACATGGCACATGCCTGTGTcacccccaggctccccacacaCCCCTCCAAGAAGAGGAAGCACTCCGAATCACCTCCCAACACCCTCAATACCCAGATGCTGAATGGAATGATCAAACAGGAGCCCGGGACCACCACGAGCCTGCCCCCACACCCAGCTCGCGCCCCATCACCCCCCTGGCCTCCCCAGGGCCCACTGTCACCTGGCCCCAGCTCCTTGCCCCTCAGCATCGCCCGGGTCCAGACGCCACCTTGGCAcccgccaggtgccccctcacCAGGTATGTGCTTGGCCTGCTGAACCTCACAGGGAGCTGACCCTTGACGTTGGGTGTGGGGCACAGGGTTGGGAAGTGGGGCTCAGGGCCCACACAGGTGCTTGCTCCTCCCAGGTCTCCTGCAGGACAATGACAGCCTCAGCGGCTCCTACCTGGACCCCAACTATCAGTCCATCAAGTGGCAACCGCATCAGCAGAACAAGTGGGCCACGCTGTACGATGCAAACTACAAAGAGCTGTGAGTGACTCCTGCCACACCCCGCCCCTCCTGTTACCATCTCTGGGGACCCCCAGTCCTGGCATCAGGGTcccagagcagggcctgggagCACACAGGGTGCAGCATCTTCCTGGTTTAGAGAAGCACAGCAGGCTCAGGGCGGAACTAGGATTGGCACTGAGGGTTCCCAGTTTCTGGGCCAGCCCGAGGCCTCCCCAAGAAGGCAGTGTCTTTAGGGTGGGGCCAGTGGGAGTCAAGTCAGAGAGAAGTGGGTGGATGGATATTTtctggctcctcctcccccactcctgcaTTCCAGGAAGGTAGCAGGAAGTTGTGTTGgcagcagccccctccctggagggagggacaaaggggtgggggaggacaggcTGTCCGGCATTCCTAGCTCTCCCTCAGCACCCACCCATGCAGATTCACTTCCTGGGACCAGGCCAAGAGCACTCTGGGACCACTCCCCTCACTCCCGCAGAAGTCCAGTGGGGCTGAGAGTGTGGCTCACTGATTCCCTTTGGACACTGCCAGGCCTGGACAGGGTGGCCTCCTGGAGGTGGGCTCCCCAGCTGTGTGGGATTCTTAGCCAGAAGCCCTCAGGGTTGGGGGGATCCGGCCTGCTGTAAGTTGCTGAAGGATCCCTTGAGGCCCTGCCAGGCCTGGGGGGAGGAGGTCTTCGGGGATCCCACCCTTATGGCCTGGTGAGGACCCCCCTGCTCTTACTACCATATTTTCGGGGTCAGCCCTGCCATCTCAGGCCCTAAGGCCAGGAAGCTGGCAGCTGAAACCCCGGTGTGGCCTGCATACTTCCTGGGTGGGTGTTCCcctggggtgggcaggtgggtggaACCCCAGGCCTTCCTATATAGATGGTAGCCAGGCCCCAAAGCCTCTTCCCTCAAGTTTGGAGTCATTTTCTGTCCATCTTCCTGGGCATCAGGGGCACCGCTTGGCCTGGGGACCTGGGTGAGGATGGGCTAACAGTTGCCCTCTTTCCTGCCACCTAGAGGTCCCCTAAAGGAGCCATACTTGGAATACTTGCCCAGCAATAGATGGGTAAACTGAGACTGGGTCTGGGCTGCACAGagtgcccctctccccacctgggCAGATGGAGGAGTCAGAATGAGGACTCTGGGGGCTTGAGCAAGCCAGTGGACAGGGGCTGGGCCAGTGCAGAGCCGGCGCCTGGTTCCACCGTTTCCATGGCAACCAGCTGTCAGGCCAGTGAGGCTCTGCAGACACAtcccctctcaccctctctcacCCCATCTCCCATGAGGAGCGGTCTTCAGGCAGCGTTCTGGGAAGGAGCCAAGTGTGAGGAGGGGCCATCAAGCCCCCTCCTCAGGAGCTCTCTCCCATCTGGTGGGGCCTCGGGGTTCTGGCCCTGATTCTCTCATCACCAGGGTGGGCTGCTCCAAGCTACACAGAGGAGAGAATATTGGCTGAAGAGTTTGCAGCCCTGAGCTCAGATCCTTCCGGGGACTCAGTTTCCATTTCTGAGAAGCAGTGGCGGtgcggtgggggggagggggggggcagcctCATGAGTGGTTTGAGGATTGGGGATACCAAGAGAGGAAGTTGATTTGGAATGTAGGCATGTGGGAGGGACATTCCAGGCCGGGCTTTGGGGGGGCCTCCAGCGAGTACCCTCACCTGCCCCTAGGCCAATGCTCACTTACCGTGTGGACGCTGACAAGGGCTTCAACTTCTCGGTGGGCGACGACGCCTTCGTGTGCCAGAAGAAAAACCACTTCCAGGTGACAGTGTACATCGGGATGCTGGGTGAGCCCAAGTATGTCAAGACACCTGAAGGCCTCAAGCCTCTTGACTGCTTCTACCTGAAACTGCATGGAGTGAAGGCAGGTTTTGGGGCTCAgcaaggaggggagggtgggagccAGGAACGCCTGAGATTGAAAGACCTCCAGGCAAAGTGAGTGTACCTGCACCCGAACTGTCAGGCTCCTCATTCTCAGCCATGCTTCCTGATTCCTTCTCTACCTTGACCCCAAGTCTGTGCCCTCAGCTGAGACCCTGCCCTAAGCTGGCTGCTGCCTTAGTCCCCAGCCCCAGATGAACTCCCTGTCATCTTACCCCTCCCtcggggctccccactcagggagTGGGGCTCCAGGGGCCCACTTGCCCTCACGTCATCATGCACCAGGCCTGGCTGTTCCTCTAGAGCATTGCCCACCCTGGCCCCTTCCCCTGTCTTCTCCTCTCTGGCTCTCCCCAGACCAGACCATAACCCCCACCTCATCTAAATGACCGCAGCAGCATCCACTTTGGCTGCAACTCATGTTCCCCCTGAGACACTGGTGGGCATGATACTAGCCATTCTTCCAAAGCACCTGGTGCCCTCCCAGCAAAGCCTTGACTTCTAAGCTTAGGCCACAAAGGCTTTTGGGACCTAGCCCTTCACTCCAGTCCCAGACCCGTTGTGGCCATTCACACAGCCCCTGCTTTCCTGAGGCAGCTCCCTCTCTCTGGGATGCCTTGAGAATGCCCATCCCTCCTCTCCTGGGAGACGATTCCTTGACCTTCCCATTCACTCTGCTACTGGCCTGGGTCCTTAGGGACACCTGCCCTGAGGCTCCTTCCCTGTGGAACCTCTAGCCCCACCCCAGGAGTGCTTGACTTGGAGCCCTTGAGCTtcctgggggcagggccaggtgTGTTTCCTCCTGTGTGGCCTGGCACCTTGGCATGGCATGGAGAGGTTGAGGCGATGTGGGTGTGGGAGAGGGTCTGGGGGGTGTGTGGGTTTGGGTGGGAGTGGGTGTTCATGGAGGTCGGCTAGGGTTATGTGAGCGAAGGTGGAGGCATGTGGGGTGTGGACATGGGGGCCGTGTGTCTGTGGAATGCATGAGTGCGTGCACATGGAGGTGAGAGAGTGATGTGATGGTGCCCTCATGGAGGGGAGGGCCATGCCTCCGCCTCCTGGGGAGCTCtggctgggccaggcctggaCTGAGCGgctaaagggagacagaaccagGGAGGGACCCCGGCCCTGATGTATATcggcctctgcttctcccccagctgGAGGCCCTGAACCAGTCCATCAACATTGAACAGTCGCAGTCTGACCGGAGCAAGCGGCCCTTTAATCCTGTCACGTGAGTATCTGACCCTCTAGGGGGTGGTGCCTGGAAGGGCTGGGGAGCACCCACAGTatctgtgccctccctgcctcctgagtCCCCTGCCGCTCTTCTGCAGGGTCAGTCTGCCCCCTGAGCAGGTCACGAAGGTGACCGTGGGGCGCTTGCACTTCAGCGAGACCACTGCCAACAACATGCGCAAGAAGGGCAAACCCAACCCTGACCAGAGGTGAGCAGGCTGGAGCCCTGCCCTGGCGGGCCCTCTTATTtctgaggaggaggggcaggaaggcacCACCCCATGGGGCAGTGTCCCACAGACGGACCCATTTTATGCAAGAGACCTGAGACTCAGACCTAAGGCTAATGGATTTAAGGATGAGGAAGCAGAAGCCTGGCTCTGGAGGAACAGCTCAGTGGTTCCTTAGCTCTAGGCCCTGGGGAATCTCTGCCCCCTAGTGGAGACTCAGGTTCCTCCTCTGTAGGCTGAGGTGTTAATGCCCTTCGGCCCCTGGGAtgctggagctggagccagggCACTGTACATCAGACATGGGAAGGGGGACTGGCGGGCAGGGGCCAGTGGGGCAAGACCCCGGGGGGCCTCTAAACCCCTGTGCACCCCAGGTACTTCATGCTGGTGGTGGCCCTCCAGGCCCACGCACAGAACCAGAACTACACGCTGGCTGCCCAGATCTCAGAGCGCATCATCGTGAGGGTGAGGGCTCCCTCCTCCCAGGGGATCAAGAGTCGTCCCCAGCGTGGGGAGAAACAGCACGCAGGAAAAatactggggtactggggagtcgGGAGCTCAAGTGCTGACCCTGGTAGGCACTAGCTGTGTGGCTTCGGGCAAGTTTCCACCCTCAGAGCCACAGTGTCTCCTTCACAAGAGTGGAGGTGGATAAGACCTGGATAGCCTTCTGCCATCCCACGAGTGACTTGAAAGGTGCCACAATGGGAGGGACAGGTTAAGTTGGGCGTGGTGGGATGAGACTTTCTGGCTGGAGCCGGAGGGGTGGCTGCAGGGTTTCCCCTTTTCCCAGGGCACTGCACGTCCCACCTCCCGTGGGACTgacccagctccccaccccacccccccccacttGTCCTAGGCCTCCAACCCAGGCCAGTTTGAGAGTGACAGCGACGTGCTGTGGCAGCGGGCGCAGGTGCCTGACACCGTCTTCCACCATGGCCGCGTGGGCATCAACACGGACCGGCCTGATGAGGCGCTGGTGGTGCACGGCAACGTCAAGGTCATGGGCTCGCTCATGCACCCCTCGGATCTGCGGGCCAAGGAGCACGTGCAGGAGGTGGGGGCGGGCTGAGGGCGAAGGACAGGGCCGTGGGGCGGGGCGAGCCGAGTTACCCTCGGGAGGGGCCAGGGGCTGAGGTACTACGGGCCGAAGGACTTGGGGGAGGCAGGCAACTCTCGAattctccatccctccatcccgggaccctggtgTTGTAAGGACTCCGTGCCACTCTGCAGGGCCTGTGTTGTTGCCGCAGTCTTGAGCTCCAGGGCCCACTTCGGATgggccgggaggggaggggtTCAATCTGGGCCCTGGGTCCCGTTCAGGTGGACACCACGGAGCAGCTGAAGAGGATCTCGCGCATGCGGCTGGTGCACTACAGATACAAGCCGGAGTTTGCAGCCACCGCAGGCATCGAGGCCACGGCGCCAGAGACAGGTAGGGACCGGCCTGCGCGGACTGGGGCTGGGGTCTGGGAACCCAGCCACCTTGGGGCTCAGTAACCGTGCCCCCTGGAAACCCCactcccaggagcccctctccTCAACTACTGGAACATCCTACCCTCTAGAAGTCCTGCCCCTCAGCCCTTGGAAAACGGGGCCTCCTCAGGTGCCCAGTAGCTCACCTCTTGACACTGGAAGTCCTGGCATCGCGGTCTTAGGTGAAtcctgcctttatctctgcccaCTTCCCCTGGATCCTTACTCCCAGGAATCCAGCCTTATGTCAGGCTGGGGAACCCCACAACCTGAGCCCGGACTGCAACCTTCTGAACACTTGTCCATGGGAACCCCCTGCTCCGGGGCTCCTTGGATCTCAAATCTCTAGCTCCCAGAATTTCGCCCTCCTCCAGTGGCTCCCCCACAACTCCGCAGGTGTCATCGCGCAGGAAGTGCAGGAGATCCTGCCTGAAGCCGTGAAGGACACTGGAGACATGGTCTTTGCCAATGGACAAACCGTAGAGAATTTCTTGGTGGTGAACAAGGTCTGTGGTGGGGAGGGCTGAGGGAGCCGACGGGCAGGGCGGGGGCCAGCGGGAGGGCATTCATCTCCCACTCAGAGACCAGGAACCCTGAGGTGCAGGGCGCGAGGCCGCCCAGCCTCCTCTCATACTGTGCCCAGAGCCCCAGCCTCACCCTCCAGGGAAGGGGGTGAGCACTCCATGGCTAGCAGGGGCCGTGGCAACACTATGGgtgtgtgctcagcagggagagcGAGCTCATGGGGTCTGGTTTTCTTCCCCTTCAAAAGGAGGCTGAAGATAATCACTGCCAAGTCCTTCTCAGGTGGCTGTCAGCTGAAACACCACTCATTGTGGGGACCAAGTGCTGTTTTGGCTGAATAGTTGGGAGCCAAAGCCTGAGACACCACTGTCGTCAGAGAGGCTGGGAGCCTCTGAGAGCCTGTGGTGTTCTGACAGGGTGGAAAGGGCTGGCccagtggaggtgggggtgcatTTTGGAGGCAGGCACAAGGGGTGGGGGAGCCCAGgctggccagggcagggaggctTTGAGGGCCTCCACATGGCCATGGGTTATGGGGCTGCCATCCTGCCCTCCATCGCCCAGGCTCCTGGGGGCTGATGGCGCTCCTTGCCTGTGGCAGGAGCGCATCTTTATGGAGAATGTGGGTGCCGTGAAGGAGCTGTGCAAGCTGACGGACAACCTGGAGACGCGCATCGATGAGCTGGAGCGTTGGAGCCACAGGCTGGCCAAACTGCGGCGGCTGGACAGCCTCAAGTCCACCGGCAGCTCGGGCGCCTTCAGGTGGGGGCGTGGGCCAGGCAGGGCAAGACCCCCTTCCTAGAGGCTCCTCTGACCCTGGACTTCTTGCTGcagccatgcagggagccagttCAGCCGGGCGGGCAGTGTGCCCCACAAGAAGAGGCCCCCCAAGGTGGCCAGCAAGGTGAGGGCAGCATGGACGGGAGGCAGTTTGGACCGGGCCCTCCCTCTGCAGCCTCTCGGACTGCAAGAGCTCCTCTCTCTTCTCAGCTCTCTAGCTCTCTGGCCCCagttccccttcctctccctctgtgctgcacaccccccacccccatcccaacaCCCATAGGAATGAGTAGACTGTAGCACCCCCACATCCAGCAGAGCCCAAGCCCGCCAAGTGACACCACAGGCTCCCTAAGCCTGAACCttttctgcttcttccccctCGATCCTCAGTCATCCTCTGTGGTCCCAGACCAGGCCTGCATCAACCAGCGCTTCCTACAGGGAACCATTATTGCCCTGGTAGTGGTCATGGCCTTCAGGTGATTTGTCCTCTCCCCGGGCTCCAGGGGtggcctgcgggggcgggggggttggagGGAGGTGAGCGGCCCTTGCCGTTGCCCTTGCCTgcctggaggaagaggaagccGTGGCtgggagatcaagccctggcTGAGGTCTTGGGGGAGGTAGTGGCCACCCCCCTCTCTAGGGCCTGCCCCTGGGGCTGGGAAGACGCCTTTACAGGCATCATTCATTCGCAAGCCCATCCCCTGGAGCCAAGGCCTGCAGACCCTGCCCTAGAGAGCAGACTGGGACAGTGGCTGCAGCTCTAACAGTGGCCCTTTCTTGTGGCTCCCAGCGTGGTGTCCATGTCCACACTGTATGTGCTGAGCCTGCGCACCGAGGAGGACCTGGTAGAAACTGATGGGTATGTCCCTGGAGGCCTGGCTGCTGGCCAAGCTGCCAGGACAGGTGGGGCTTTGGTGGGCCACCCAGGGGCAGAGTTGCTATGGAAGCTGTTTCTTCCCATGGGGACCGCACCTCAGGCTCTCAGCCTGCTGGGGcctgcaggggtgggtggggaggtctCCCTGGAGGAGAGGCGACCAGTTCCCCGTCCCTGCCCAAACCAGTGTTTCTCTGTGGTCTACTCTGCTCCTTGAGGTAGCTGGGCCTCTGACAGTCTGGGGCATCTGAGGGGCACAGACTGGGATGGGGGTTGGAAGGTAAGGAGGACCAGGGTGGGACCCTGGGCTGTTTGCCCACTGTCACCTCAGCTCTGGGGCTACCTCTGACTgtgtcttttctctcctcccctgcacttgtctcccctcctcttcttctctgcTGCCCCTTAGCTCTTTTGCCGTGTCCACTTCCTGCCTTCTGGCCCTGCTCCGGCCCCAGCTCGCTGGGGGGAGTGAGGCCCTGTGCCCATGGTATGTGTCTGGAACAAGTCCCCTCCCTCCTACCTCTGGCTCCTGACTCTTTTCCACCATCCTTGTCCACCTCTTCCTGTCCCTCCTGTTCCTCCGGGACTCCCAGGCCTCCCTGTTGAGGCTCTTGCAGTCGCTCTGAGCTCAGCCCACCCTTCCCCAGCAGGTTAAGCCAGAGCTTTGGGACCACTCAGCTCCGACAGTCCCCTGTGACCACCGGGCTGCCAGGCACACAGCCCTCTTTGCTGCTGGGTGCGTGTAGCACTGGGTTTGGAGGGTGGGGACGGGGGAGAGGTGGCCATGTTCTAGGTGGGGGCCCAGCTGCCCAGCTCACATAGCCTCTGGCTTCCTCAGTTACCACTGGCCTGACCCGCTCAGCCCCAGGTCCGGTCGTCCCCACCTTGGACCTGTGCTCCAGCCACCCCTGCCCGGTTGTCTGCTGCTCGTTGTCTACCCCCAGCCTGACCACTGCCCCTAGTCTTGGCCCCAGCTTTAACCCTGGCCGTGGCCTCAACCCCAGTCCCAGTCCCTCCGGCAACCGCTCAGGTATGGCTACCTCGGGTCCAGGGTTTGGGTTGAGGGGGTTTTATGTGAGTCCAGAGAAAGGCCCTAAAGACTCATTAGAGGGAGTGTATCCAGAGCCCAGAATGAGGCTCTGGAGAGAGATTGGTGGGTCTCCCAGAAGGGACGAAGAGACAGATGCAGGTCACCCAGAGTCTGTGAAGTCCTAGAGAAAGCTGGACCAGAGGCAGCCGGTTCCCTCTTCTCAGCCTATCCCTCATTCTGTCCATAGGCCCCAGCCAGATGGCCCTGCTGCCAGTCACAAACATCAAAGCCAAATCCTGGAGCCTATCAGCCAATGGCATTGGCCACTCCAAGCATCCAAAGAGCTCAGAGCCTCTGGCCAGCCCTGCAGTCCCCTTCTCTGGAGGGCAGGGCAAAGCCAAGAACAGCCCCAGCCTTAGTCTCCATGGTCGGACCCGCCGAGGGGCCTCCCAGCCTGGCCTGAGCCCTGCTCAGCCAACTCAGGCCCGGGGCCAGCCAGGTActtgccctccccaccctccatcttCTCAGCCCAGCCACCTGAAGGCCTGGTGCAGGACTGCCAGTCCACAGACATTTGCTGGGTGTTACCGAGTACCACCAGTCGGGCCAGGAACCTTATGTAGATCacctcattcaatcctcacacaCATCCCCGTAGTTCAGATGGGGAAGCGGAGACAGATCATGTGGCCTGTCAGCAGCAGAACCACAGACTGACCAAGTCTGCCTGATGCCAAGGCCACAGAAAAAGCCAGGGGCCTTCCAGGCTTCAGCCAGGTGGCTCTGCTCTGGGTATTGGGCCTCCTTATCAGCTTTCATTTGATGGGTTTTgtggcttaaagaaaaaaaaaaaaaaaaaaggtttagaaaCTGTGACTTGCTAAGATTGAAGTTCAGAGTGATGGCGAAACCCCACAGGTTAGCTGCTCACCAGCCAGCCTTTTCTGTTCCGTGGCTGACTCCCTACAGGGTACTGGGGTGATGAAGACAGGTATGCCCTGACCCCGGATTTCATGCTCAGAGACATGAAAACAGTCATGTAGTAGAGTGACGGGGCTCTGAGGGGACATGtagggctggggggcgggggcacttCATCCAGGCTGAGGTGGGGAGGTGATCAGGGAAGGtctccctggaggaggtgacattggaGCTGAGTCCCTGAAGGACCACAGGAGTTTGCCTGGAAGGGAAATGAGATGGGTACCTTCTGGTATCTGTTCATGAACCTGCAGGCATGCTGGGTCCTGCAGGGGTCCTTGGGTACCTGGGTTAGTCCTCATAGAGCTGAAAACATACCAGGTCTAGCAGATGTTTGGTGACCCCAGCTTCCCCTTCCTAGTGGGATGGTCAGGCAGCAGCCAGATGACCAAGAAAGCCTGTCTCCCCCACCCATCATGTCGCACTTCAGTCCTACCAGTTGGTGCGGGGGTTCATCCACATAGGCCACAGCCTTCACAAGTAGTGTGCTGGTAGGTGTTTAACAGTTGGCTCTTCGGAAAAAAAGCCCTGATTGGTGGCGAATATTCCTACTATGGCTGACTTCAAGCAACCAGCTTGATGCCACTGAACTGAATGTAGAAA
It encodes the following:
- the MYRF gene encoding myelin regulatory factor isoform X39 translates to MDAPFGDPHLLRTITPETLCHVGVPSRLEHPPPPPAHLPGPPPPPPHYPVLQRDLYMKAEPPMPPYAAMGQGLVPSDLHHTQQSQMLHQLLQQHGAELPTHPSKKRKHSESPPNTLNTQMLNGMIKQEPGTTTSLPPHPARAPSPPWPPQGPLSPGPSSLPLSIARVQTPPWHPPGAPSPGLLQDNDSLSGSYLDPNYQSIKWQPHQQNKWATLYDANYKELPMLTYRVDADKGFNFSVGDDAFVCQKKNHFQVTVYIGMLGEPKYVKTPEGLKPLDCFYLKLHGVKLEALNQSINIEQSQSDRSKRPFNPVTVSLPPEQVTKVTVGRLHFSETTANNMRKKGKPNPDQRYFMLVVALQAHAQNQNYTLAAQISERIIVRASNPGQFESDSDVLWQRAQVPDTVFHHGRVGINTDRPDEALVVHGNVKVMGSLMHPSDLRAKEHVQEVDTTEQLKRISRMRLVHYRYKPEFAATAGIEATAPETGVIAQEVQEILPEAVKDTGDMVFANGQTVENFLVVNKERIFMENVGAVKELCKLTDNLETRIDELERWSHRLAKLRRLDSLKSTGSSGAFSHAGSQFSRAGSVPHKKRPPKVASKSSSVVPDQACINQRFLQGTIIALVVVMAFSVVSMSTLYVLSLRTEEDLVETDGSFAVSTSCLLALLRPQLAGGSEALCPWLSQSFGTTQLRQSPVTTGLPGTQPSLLLAPGPVVPTLDLCSSHPCPVVCCSLSTPSLTTAPSLGPSFNPGRGLNPSPSPSGNRSGPSQMALLPVTNIKAKSWSLSANGIGHSKHPKSSEPLASPAVPFSGGQGKAKNSPSLSLHGRTRRGASQPGLSPAQPTQARGQPDPVPSLTSIQVLETLMPITSQYCAPGDACRPGNFTYHIPVSSSTPLHLSLTLQMNSSFPVSVVLCSLTSKEEPCEEGGFPQSLHTYQDTQGTSHQWPITILSFREFTYHFRVALLDQANCSAEAPIRPATDYYFHFYRLCD
- the MYRF gene encoding myelin regulatory factor isoform X34, coding for MDAPFGDPHLLRTITPETLCHVGVPSRLEHPPPPPAHLPGPPPPPPHYPVLQRDLYMKAEPPMPPYAAMGQGLVPSDLHHTQQSQMLHQLLQQHGAELPTHPSKKRKHSESPPNTLNTQMLNGMIKQEPGTTTSLPPHPARAPSPPWPPQGPLSPGPSSLPLSIARVQTPPWHPPGAPSPGLLQDNDSLSGSYLDPNYQSIKWQPHQQNKWATLYDANYKELPMLTYRVDADKGFNFSVGDDAFVCQKKNHFQVTVYIGMLGEPKYVKTPEGLKPLDCFYLKLHGVKLEALNQSINIEQSQSDRSKRPFNPVTVSLPPEQVTKVTVGRLHFSETTANNMRKKGKPNPDQRYFMLVVALQAHAQNQNYTLAAQISERIIVRASNPGQFESDSDVLWQRAQVPDTVFHHGRVGINTDRPDEALVVHGNVKVMGSLMHPSDLRAKEHVQEVDTTEQLKRISRMRLVHYRYKPEFAATAGIEATAPETGVIAQEVQEILPEAVKDTGDMVFANGQTVENFLVVNKERIFMENVGAVKELCKLTDNLETRIDELERWSHRLAKLRRLDSLKSTGSSGAFSHAGSQFSRAGSVPHKKRPPKVASKSSSVVPDQACINQRFLQGTIIALVVVMAFSVVSMSTLYVLSLRTEEDLVETDGLSQSFGTTQLRQSPVTTGLPGTQPSLLLVTTGLTRSAPGPVVPTLDLCSSHPCPVVCCSLSTPSLTTAPSLGPSFNPGRGLNPSPSPSGNRSGPSQMALLPVTNIKAKSWSLSANGIGHSKHPKSSEPLASPAVPFSGGQGKAKNSPSLSLHGRTRRGASQPGLSPAQPTQARGQPDPVPSLTSIQVLETLMPITSQYCAPGDACRPGNFTYHIPVSSSTPLHLSLTLQMNSSFPVSVVLCSLTSKEEPCEEGGFPQSLHTYQDTQGTSHQWPITILSFREFTYHFRVALLSHLPLPSPTRIRPTAVQRPLSGQPQTTTSISTGCVTELPSPRWQHSGAWSPGRPFHTGCSGVILEPATRQLSAVHWHSLGD
- the MYRF gene encoding myelin regulatory factor isoform X42 produces the protein MDAPFGDPHLLRTITPETLCHVGVPSRLEHPPPPPAHLPGPPPPPPHYPVLQRDLYMKAEPPMPPYAAMGQGLVPSDLHHTQQSQMLHQLLQQHGAELPTHPSKKRKHSESPPNTLNTQMLNGMIKQEPGTTTSLPPHPARAPSPPWPPQGPLSPGPSSLPLSIARVQTPPWHPPGAPSPGLLQDNDSLSGSYLDPNYQSIKWQPHQQNKWATLYDANYKELPMLTYRVDADKGFNFSVGDDAFVCQKKNHFQVTVYIGMLGEPKYVKTPEGLKPLDCFYLKLHGVKLEALNQSINIEQSQSDRSKRPFNPVTVSLPPEQVTKVTVGRLHFSETTANNMRKKGKPNPDQRYFMLVVALQAHAQNQNYTLAAQISERIIVRASNPGQFESDSDVLWQRAQVPDTVFHHGRVGINTDRPDEALVVHGNVKVMGSLMHPSDLRAKEHVQEVDTTEQLKRISRMRLVHYRYKPEFAATAGIEATAPETGVIAQEVQEILPEAVKDTGDMVFANGQTVENFLVVNKERIFMENVGAVKELCKLTDNLETRIDELERWSHRLAKLRRLDSLKSTGSSGAFSHAGSQFSRAGSVPHKKRPPKVASKSSSVVPDQACINQRFLQGTIIALVVVMAFSVVSMSTLYVLSLRTEEDLVETDGLSQSFGTTQLRQSPVTTGLPGTQPSLLLVTTGLTRSAPGPVVPTLDLCSSHPCPVVCCSLSTPSLTTAPSLGPSFNPGRGLNPSPSPSGNRSGPSQMALLPVTNIKAKSWSLSANGIGHSKHPKSSEPLASPAVPFSGGQGKAKNSPSLSLHGRTRRGASQPGLSPAQPTQARGQPDPVPSLTSIQVLETLMPITSQYCAPGDACRPGNFTYHIPVSSSTPLHLSLTLQMNSSFPVSVVLCSLTSKEEPCEEGGFPQSLHTYQDTQGTSHQWPITILSFREFTYHFRVALLDQANCSAEAPIRPATDYYFHFYRLCD